AAGATTTTCCCAGAAATGCCTTCCCAAAATGTTCCTTCAAGTCTGAATGGAACATATGTGCCATCTTGTATTGCTGTGAATCTCAGAAGTCAGGCACggcaaagaaaaatatcaaagtaAAGTCGAAAATGCCATATGGACATTTAGTTAGCAAAAACATCAATTTAAAAACTAAGCCAGTCATGTAAAACTATAAATGTGAACGCTAAAATTAATAGAGTTAAAACATTAAAGCAGACagtttctccttctttcccaaCCTTCATACAAAACACTTTGCTGAAACATTGTACATGGTTGATTTTCTCCTGTTAATACAAAAGGACAAAGCCACTCGAACTGCAACAGTGTGAGTGGGATTCTGTAAAGaagcagtagaaaaggatgtATGCAGCAAGTATCAGCTCGTCAAAATGAGCTATGACAACTTCACTTTTTGTTTGCAAGCTTCTGTTCTGGAGATTTGAGAAGCACAGAGAATATTACAGGTTAGTATTTTGCTTCATACACAGGCATTTAAGTACAGCTGACAAAACCTTATCTATTACGAAACTAAGAGCATTTTAACCATTTGATAGAGGCATGAAAATAAGAGACTTAAGATTAATTCCGGTTTTAATATGGCctatttaaatataataaacagagttttaaaaaaggtggaaaacaaGTTTACCTGCAGCATGCAATTGATCTGCAAGGTCATACAACAACTTAAAATTTTCACCGCTCTTCAAGCCCCTCCcttaaaaattaagaagaaaagaagatcaAGAAAGAAGAACATGTGTTTTAAGATGTTTTTTTGCCTATGTAAACTTTCTGTATGACTATTAACATTTGCAAAGACTCAAAGATATGCTTGCACAGGGTATTTTTGGATACATTACTAACCAGTATTTAATATTTGGAGATTTAGCTTTTGTCCTTGCCATTAATATTTCATATGTATAAACCAACACCACTCTGTCTTGTTTACTTCCTGCACACAGCACCATCAAGGTCATTCTCCAAAACCAgggaaacagcatttttttaaactaatttgtGCTCCCTCTGCTGGCTTCAGGAACAAAACACTAGTGGGATTAGTAAGAAATCATTTTGGCTGTAGGTGTACAATAAAAATCACAGTCCATCGCTTGATACCTAAGGAGCAGAATACAATCAATACAGGTTTTAAAATCATTAAGTCATTGCATAATAATGCTCAGAGTGACTGAAGTGATCAGCAGTAATTTTAAACATGATAAATTTCCATCTAAAAACCACTTCATATTGCTAAAATCTTAAAGAGGCTCACCAAATATGACAATGTTCTTACAAAGCCTCCCAGCATATGCAAAACTCATGTTTTACCTCTTTACAAAATATATGTTGGGTGCTTCCCCAGCGGCCCCCATGGAATATTTCAGAATTAcatcataatttctttttttttttaatatgtatccCATTCCTGTGTTCTGCTACAGATACGATTCACCAAGAGGTGCCATTACTTCAGTGCGGCACCAGTTGAATGTGATCCACTCACCCCCCGACACAACCACTTTAGCACTGGTGAGCTCCGGTCGATCGCTCTTTGTCAGCTTCTGCTCAATCCATTCAGAGATCCCGACGGGCGGTGGAGGGGTCACTGCACTCACCAGATGAACCAAACACCCACAAGCAAAATAAGAAAGCATGTGTTTTCAAGCTGCAATCTGAGTTTAAGCTTAATTCAAAGTTCATTCTCTAAGCAGTTCTGCCGCAGGCTTTTGCTGAGTCTCCGCAGTTGCTCTGAGTAACAAGCCTCGCTCACCAGTTGCGTTCAGGGAACCTGCGGCACAAACTGCACTAAAAGCAGTTGTGCTCTACGAGTTACACACTGCCACCGGCCCAGCATAAGGAGTGTGAGCCTTACTATCACAGGGGCAAGTCAATCAGGCGGTGCAGCGACGGTGCAAGACACTAACTGCAGTCACGCTGGACTCCTGCCACCCGCAGACGTTGGGAAATACAGCGTGGTTCCGAGGCAGGGACTCGGCAAAGCAAAAAGGCCCAGGGTGAAAAACAGCAGAGGTCACCAAAAGtggaacaggttacccagagtAGCTGGGAGGTCTCCACCTGTGGACATTCTCAAAGCCTGACTggacagcccagggcagctggctCCATGATGATCTCtagagatcccttccaacctcaactgCTTTGTTATTCTGTGACTGGATTGCTCAATTATCAGAGCTACGCTGGCTTCATGAAACTGTAAATTAAACTGATATAGTTAAAACTGATCTAAAACAACTGGGTGTTCTCAAATCAATTTAAGCTGCCACTAATCTGGCTTGATGATGTAATGACCTATCTCAATTGCAACATGATTAGACCAAAACTGCGGAGAGCCaaacacttctatttttgctcAGTCTTGTTTTGAAAACCAATCTGGTTATTCCAACAGCTGTAACTTGTCCTTACTTAAAGTTTCAAGACTGCAGTGGCAGAACTTTAGGCAGTGAGTGGAACAAGCATGGATTTCAGCACAGATAATCTCCATTTCTGgtcaaagaaaaggaagtaaCTGTGCAGATAATCCCTATCTTCCCTTACCAGACATCACTAAAAAGTACAGGCACTTGTACTTAAAAGCATAAAGCTAACATCATGACAATCAGTTTGCTCTGACAAATACTTCTACAAAACATCACCATACAGTGAGCAAAACTAACTCCATTAAATGGAACAGCAGCATCCCAGAACAAATACTCACACTTCTCTACACTGGCACTACCACCGCTCACTGGTGCAGCCTCAAACGAAGTTCCCCGTACAGTAAAAACTTTGACTGCTTCATCACACTGCACAGTGCAAATAATATTTCCTAAAAAAagtcacattaaaaaattaaagattatcAGACATactatgcttaaaaaaaaaaaatatatatcaaaaCCACATTAGCAGTCATATTAGACTATGCAATATCCACCAAGGTACTTCCCAAAACTGCAGTTTTAGATGAAACTTAGCACTTAAATAAACTTTAGATAAAACTTAGCACTTAATAAAAAGAGATTACAAATactttaaattacattttagcCCTGTGTTTCTAAAGTACAAATACAAATCCTCTGTTTTTAAAGGATACAAAGCATTCAAATAATCTCTTTTGAATGagcttttaaatttcagaagggtgaaaaaaaaaaacccctttgaaaATGCCATTCTTACACATAAAGAATGTCTATAATTCAAAGTAGATCTTTTATCCTATTGCTTGAATTCATCAGAACTGAAGACAATGAGCCCTCCCCCAGTTATCTGTGGGACTGTATTTCTCCCTATAACATAATACAATACTTCCcactggaggctgcagggaatgctaaaagaaaaaatgctgcaaCATTTTACTAAACAAACTATTAATAAACAAAGTCATCTGGAAACTGTGAATTACTGGGAAGCAACTTAAAGTGCAGCAAAAAACCACACTCCGGTACCATAACTCAAAATGTAATACCCTGCTGGTAAATGTGGTACAATCTTTACAGTAAAATTAAGAAACACAAGCTAATGAGCTCAtatctaaaataaaacacagtgtCAGCCAAGCATTAGAGaaacaagactgaaaaactAATTACAAATTAAGTTAATTAAATATCATAAATAATTTGTTCAATGTCTtcataattagaaaaaataacCCTGTGGTATCTTAAATCAGAACCAATGCTAGTCCTATTAAATAAAGCTGGACAATTAACCTGATGTCTTATGCTTTCCAAAATCTGATCAGAAGGGCATGAGCAGACACAGCACATGGAAAAGAAGTGACCAAATTCTATTCCTTAAGGTGACAGACCTGGGTCTGACATGCTTCTACCAAGGCTCTTGGAATTACTTGCTTTCTCACACAGGGAGCATCGTGTCCATCCCCaagcttcatttttttattaatcacaGCAACTGGGATTGTTAAGTGAAAATTCCTATCATATTCCAAGGTTTTAACAATAGGATCATGTAGAAAAATTAGCAGTACTGGTTTCTTCACTGGACAAATAGCACACAGCTTTTGTGATTACCCACCTGCATAGATGGTTCTCACAAAAGTATCTGGGGACTTGATTTCAATAATATCAGAAACAGGGGCAACATCAAGTTTGCCAGCCACTCTGGGAATAAGATTCTAGAAGTTAGAGATGAAAAGTTAGCAAAGTAAATGCTAAGGAAAATGTACATGGTCAGTAAAAGAGCACTGCTGACCTGATTTTAGCTTCATATAATGCAGTCACTAAGACATATAGACCGAAGATTTTTGAAGGGCTACTCATGTAGCTTTAGCAGCCAGATAAAACCCCATTACTGTAATAACATTAGACATTTTATGAGACTTACTCTAAGTAAACTCTTAATTCAATATCTTAAATTAGGAGACTTATTTGCTTCAAGTATTCTAAAACTGAATATAGATGCCATTTACTCAGAAAATTGACAGTTATGGGATTGCTGAGCTCTTGCcacttcaaggaaaaaaaaaaaaaaaggtgcatttgGAAGTTACATGCCAGAAATGACAAGAAAAAACCCCCTGCACTCTTCCctccaaagcaaaaacaaaatttaaatgtaatatTAAAGTATATATTCTCTTGCTCCAAAATTTACTCTAGAAAATTACTTAGCACCTTTAGGagtgggaagaaggagaaaaagaacagcagaaattatgaagaaaacaaTGATAAGatgattgtttgtttttgtctgcCTCCTAATCTGGTACAAGAAAAAAGGGCCCAGTTCTGAAATCTTTATTCACTCATGCTTCACACGAAGCACTAAAAAATGGCAGTGTAAGCTTTAAAGCAAAAGCCATTATCTCCTACTATGACActgcagctaaaaaaaaaaaattaggaaaaccTAAGGCTTAAGGTACATAAAGATTTCTCTTAGCAAAAATACAAGCATATGGATTGATATTGATTGGAAGTGAAAGTAGTCAGATGAGATGAAAGGCCAATGCCATTACTCGTCCTACATCGGCGACATTTTTGAAGAATCCTTTTTCTCTAATTTAGCTGCACCACAGTGCTGCCCAGATTCTTAGTACTGAGGCTCTCCATGTACATATAAACacattccttaaaaaaagaagttccgaaaaattgtattttcattaaaaaccaTTCTAACTCCCTGGCTGGGACTTAGAGCTGTGTTATTTATATATGTTTACAGACATTTCAATGTACATGGCTTAGATCAACAGATGCAAATCCCactccaaaaaaaaagtttgcttcCAATAGGTCTGCACACTTTCATTTCAACATGCAAATAACAGATTTTTCATCTCAAtttgctgtgcttttctttACAATTTTCATGCTTTCAGATCACTTAATCTAATTTGCCTTACTGTACATTTTGCCTTGTGTCTGTAGGATTGACTGGTTACCATCAAATATTTCCTCTACGCTCTTTTTTTCACATCAGCTCCTAAAAGAACTCAAACACGAATCGTGAAATCTAATTAATGACCTCTTAAGCAAACTACtgtaaatgcaaatgcaaaactGTCCATGGCTGATCTCTCTCAGGCCTTTGATTCACACTCCTACATACAGCATTGCCTGTCTCTTTTCTACAAGAACTTTTTGCTGCTCTCTGAACTACTTACCTTCCCAAAGGCAGATGCTCCAGCACAAATGTGGGtgtaattaaattttttatgaGTTTCCACAATCAAGGGAGTCAGCTCCtctaagaataaaaatatattgctcAGAATTTACAACTATCTTCTTTTTGATCACAAATAcacaaataaatttattttgttaatagGTAAGAACAACTCTCACCTGCTAGAAACCCCTTGTACGCATCATGCTGAGCCACGAGAACTTTTGCAACACCCTGCACTTTGCTGAGTTCTGATGCTACCTGTGATTACAAGTGAATTAATATTAGTTTGTGTTTTAACAAGCACCACAAACATCTAACAAGGGAGTCCCCACTGCAAATAGCTCACAGCCTATCGGTGAGTAAAACCAGAACCAAAAGTACATTCATGTCAAAATCAGACCAAACCTGAATGGAATAAATTGCACGTCTTCTGATCTCCAGCACCGTGCCTTATGGGATAATGAAAATGAATTTGTGAGTAAGAGAACTAGGGAGCAAATTCAGCTTTGGAAAACTTGCAGGGCTCCACACCAATCCCAGTGCTTCTTCCAGCAGCCAGCAACTGCTCAGTATTCCAACACAATCACCAAGAAAAAACCAATCCTAAGTTCTTTTAGATCAGTCAGTAGCTACCATACAAACAA
This region of Hirundo rustica isolate bHirRus1 chromosome 13, bHirRus1.pri.v3, whole genome shotgun sequence genomic DNA includes:
- the ETFA gene encoding electron transfer flavoprotein subunit alpha, mitochondrial produces the protein MLRAAAAQRLRRAASALRRSQSTLVVAEHNNESLTPITLNAIAAAKRLGGDVSCLVAGTSCDKVASELSKVQGVAKVLVAQHDAYKGFLAEELTPLIVETHKKFNYTHICAGASAFGKNLIPRVAGKLDVAPVSDIIEIKSPDTFVRTIYAGNIICTVQCDEAVKVFTVRGTSFEAAPVSGGSASVEKLTPPPPVGISEWIEQKLTKSDRPELTSAKVVVSGGRGLKSGENFKLLYDLADQLHAAVGASRAAVDAGFVPNDMQVGQTGKIVAPELYIAVGISGAIQHLAGMKDSKTIVAINKDPEAPIFQVADYGLVADLFQAVPEMTKLLKKK